CTGACCTGTTTATCAATGAGCGTATTGAAACAACAGAAGCAAGAGCTAAAGAATTGCGTTCAGTAGCAGAAAAAATGATCACTTTCGGAAAACGTGGTGATTTACACGCTCGTCGTCAAGCTTCACAATTTATTCGCAATGAAGTAGCAAATGAAGAAACTGGTGAGAAAGTTCTTCAAAAACTATTCGGCGATATCGCACCTCGTTATGCAGACCGTCAAGGCGGATACACTCGTATTATGAAAGTAGGTCCTCGCCGCGGTGATGGTGCACCAATGGTAATCATCGAACTTGTGTAATTATATAACACAAACTTAAAAGGGCGGGACAGAATCATTATGAATCTGATTCTAGGCCCTTTTTTTGTTTAGAAAAATATCGACTTTCACTAATCTAGTGACAAGTCGTATTTTTCTAATCAGAATATTTTTTATTGCGTGATAATTAGTTCTATGCAAATAGACACGAATTATGTATGATGAGCTCTGTAAATTGAAAGATAGTAATTACTCGTTTAAGACTCTGTCATTCTCAGTAAATGAGACTTCACTTTGATTATTAACATCTTTTCATCCTAAACGATTATTCGTAATACTGAAGTAGCTCTAATCAGAATCATCATTTGTAATTCTAAAAATAAACTTTCCTGAGGATATGAGACATATTTCCGAGGAAATTGTCGAAATCACTCCGAGTGGAAGGGGATAAAACGAATTGGACAAGTTATTATCTGTGAACAATTTATATTATAAATACCCAAACGCTGAGAAATGGGCATTAGAAGATGTGAACTTATCTTTAAAACGTGGAGAATGGACTGCAGTAGTGGGTCATAATGGTTCAGGGAAATCTACTTTAGCAAAACTTTTAAACGGTCTATTAATACCTGAACAAGGTAATGTTGTGTTAGATGATGATATAGAAGTTAATGAAGATACGGTATGGGAAGTACGTAAACGTGTCGGTATGGTGTTCCAGAACCCTGATAATCAGTTTGTCGGGGCTACAGTAAGAGATGATGTGGCTTTTGGGTTGGAAAACATCGGTATTCCGCGTGAAGAAATGGTTAAGCGAATCGAACATGCTCTTCAAGATGTGAAGATGACGGATTTTCTGAATCAAGAGCCGCACCATCTATCTGGTGGACAAAAACAACGCGTTGCGATAGCTGGAATAATTGCTTTACAACCTTCGCTTATGATCCTTGATGAATCAACTTCTATGTTAGATCCATCAGGTAGAAAAGAGGTTGTTGAGACAGTTAGGGACTTACAACGTAAAACTGAAATGACGGTCATATCAATTACACATGAGCTTGAAGAAATTATTGAAGCTGATCGTGTGATTGTAATGAATCAAGGGAAAGTATACAAAGAAGGAACACCACATGAACTCTTTGAACAAGCTGATGAACTAACTGAAATTGGCCTTGATTTACCATTTACGATTCAATTGAGTCGTGAATTAGAGAAATGTGGTATAGACGTTGACGGTGTATACCTTACCCATGGGGAAATGGTGGATAGACTATGGAAATTGTATTCAAAGATGTAGAGCATCGTTATCAAATTCATACTCCCTTTGAGAGAACTGCCCTATATGACATTAATTTAGCAATTCCTGAAAATGCATACTATGCAGTAATCGGTCACACTGGATCTGGTAAGTCTACGTTAGTACAACATTTAAATGCCTTATTAAAACCAACGAAGGGAAAGGTTGAGGCTGGAGAATTTGTTATCTCTTCTAATAAAAAAGCGAAAGATTTGAAAGCGTTACGAAAGAAAGTTGGTATGGTCTTTCAATATCCTGAACATCAGTTGTTTGAAGAAACTGTGGAAAAGGATATATGTTTTGCACCTATAAATTATGGGGTGTCTGAAGAAGATGCGAAAATAATAGCTAAAGAGTCATTGAATGCTGTAGGACTACCTGAGGAGCTGTTAACGCGTTCTCCATTTGATTTAAGTGGGGGGCAAATGCGTCGTGTTGCAATTGCAGGTGTTCTTGCAATGGAGCCGGATGTCCTTGTATTAGATGAACCAACAGCAGGTCTTGATCCAAAGGGTCGTAAGGAAATGATGGCTCTCTTTCAACAATTACATGAACAAAAAGGGCTTACCATTATTCTTGTAACACATAATATGAATGATGCAGCTAAATATGCTGAACATATTTTTGTTATGGATCAAGCAACGTTATATATGGAAGGTACACCGAGAGAAGTATTTTCTGAAGCTGAGCAGTTAAGAGAAATTGGTTTAGATGTACCAGAGTCAGTTGTATTCCTCCAACAGTTGGAAAAGGTATTTAACACACGTCTAGATTATAATCTTTTTACACCTAAAGAAATTTCCCAACAAATAAAAAGCCTTATGCTTGGAGGTGACCAACGATGATGAACAATTTTATCATTGGTCAGTATGTACCTGGCACATCGATTATTCATCGAATGGACCCACGTTCCAAGCTATTGTCCATTTTCTTCTTCGTTTTTATCGTTTTTCTTGCAAATAATGCAATTTCTTACACTGTACTTGGCATATTCACAGTTACTGTTGTAATTATATCTCATATTCCTTTCTCATTTTTATTTCGTGGATTGAAACCAATTCTTTGGATTATTCTTTTTACAGTCATTCTGCATCTGTTTATGACTAAAGAAGGAGAACTTCTTGTTGATTTCGGATGGCTTGAAATATATGAAGGTGGGGTTCAACAGGGGATATTTATCTCATGCAGGTTATTATTTTTAATTATGATTACAACATTGTTAACTCTAACGACAACTCCTATTGAAATCACTGATGGAATGGAGAACTTATTAGGTCCATTCAAACGTATTGGTGTGCCTGCTCACGAGTTAGCGCTAATGATGTCAATTTCATTAAGGTTTATCCCGACTTTAATGCAGGAAACAGAAAAAATCATGAAGGCTCAGACAGCTAGAGGTATTGATTTCAGCAGTGGTCCGTTAAAAGATCGAATTAAAGCCATTGTACCGATGCTTGTTCCGTTATTTATTAGTGCCTTTCGACGCGCAGAAGATTTGGCGTTAGCTATGGAAGCTCGTGGATATCGTGGTGATGCAGGTCGGACAAAATTAAGAGAGCTGTCATGGAGTACAAAGGATACGTTAGCATTTATTATATTATTATTGCTCGTTGTTGTGCTCTTTCTTCTAAGAGGATGATTGATATGAATGATTTACAAAGAATCAAATGCACGATTTCATATGATGGCACTAGTTTTAATGGCTATCAAGTACAACCTGATAAACGAACAGTACAGCAAGAATTAGAGCATGCGTTAAGTCGTATTCATAAAGGGCAAGCTATTAAGGTAGTTGCTTCAGGTAGGACAGATACGGGAGTACATGCTCGTGGCCAAGTGATTCATTTTGATACGCCACTTTCGATACCCGTTCATAAATGGACATTAGCTCTTAATGCGAATCTACCAGATGACATTGTAGTGAATGAAACTGAATATGTCTCAAATTATTTTCATGCCAGATTCGGTACTAAGAAGAAGGAATATCGCTATTTTGTGAATTTAAGTAAAAAAAGGGATGTTTTTAATCGAAATTATATGTACCATTTTCCACGTTCATTAAATATGTCGGATATTGAAGAAGCAGCAAAAGATTTCATCGGTACACACGATTTTACCTCCTTTTGCTCAGCGAGAAGTGAAGTTGAAGATAAGGTCAGAACGATATATAAAATAGAATGTATACAAGAAGACGATGTGTTGATATTTCGATTCGTTGGAAATGGTTTTCTCTATAATATGGTGAGAATCCTCGTAGGTACCTTATTACAGGTTGGTGAGGGCAAAATATCACCTTCCCAAATGTTAGAACTTTTAAATGAGCGAAATCGAGAGCATACTGGGGTTACTGCACCGGGGAATGGGCTTTATCTTTGGGAAGTTTCCTATAACAACTAAACCAGGCGTAACATTTTCTTGACATTGACATCAAAAATGTTATATTATATCCCTTGGTACTGTTTCTGAATCCGCGATTAGCCCCGGAATTAATCGTGTTGATAATAGACTTTCAGAAATCTAAAGAATTGATCGAATTATTAGGAGGGAAAACAATGCGTACGACTTTCATGGCTAAGCAAAGTGAAGTTGAACGTAAGTGGTTTGTAGTTGACGCAGAAGGCAAAACATTGGGCCGTCTTTCAACAGAAGTTGCTTCAATCCTTCGCGGTAAACATAAACCGACTTATACACCACATGTTGACACTGGTGACCATGTGATTATTGTAAATGCAGAGAAAATTGAACTTACAGGTAAAAAACTAAGTGATAAAATGTACTACCGTCATTCTAATCATCCTGGCGGTCTTAAAGTACGTACTGCTAACGA
The Bacillus solimangrovi genome window above contains:
- the rplQ gene encoding 50S ribosomal protein L17 yields the protein MAYGKLGRKSAQRKALLRDLTADLFINERIETTEARAKELRSVAEKMITFGKRGDLHARRQASQFIRNEVANEETGEKVLQKLFGDIAPRYADRQGGYTRIMKVGPRRGDGAPMVIIELV
- a CDS encoding energy-coupling factor ABC transporter ATP-binding protein; the encoded protein is MDKLLSVNNLYYKYPNAEKWALEDVNLSLKRGEWTAVVGHNGSGKSTLAKLLNGLLIPEQGNVVLDDDIEVNEDTVWEVRKRVGMVFQNPDNQFVGATVRDDVAFGLENIGIPREEMVKRIEHALQDVKMTDFLNQEPHHLSGGQKQRVAIAGIIALQPSLMILDESTSMLDPSGRKEVVETVRDLQRKTEMTVISITHELEEIIEADRVIVMNQGKVYKEGTPHELFEQADELTEIGLDLPFTIQLSRELEKCGIDVDGVYLTHGEMVDRLWKLYSKM
- a CDS encoding energy-coupling factor ABC transporter ATP-binding protein; amino-acid sequence: MEIVFKDVEHRYQIHTPFERTALYDINLAIPENAYYAVIGHTGSGKSTLVQHLNALLKPTKGKVEAGEFVISSNKKAKDLKALRKKVGMVFQYPEHQLFEETVEKDICFAPINYGVSEEDAKIIAKESLNAVGLPEELLTRSPFDLSGGQMRRVAIAGVLAMEPDVLVLDEPTAGLDPKGRKEMMALFQQLHEQKGLTIILVTHNMNDAAKYAEHIFVMDQATLYMEGTPREVFSEAEQLREIGLDVPESVVFLQQLEKVFNTRLDYNLFTPKEISQQIKSLMLGGDQR
- the truA gene encoding tRNA pseudouridine(38-40) synthase TruA — encoded protein: MNDLQRIKCTISYDGTSFNGYQVQPDKRTVQQELEHALSRIHKGQAIKVVASGRTDTGVHARGQVIHFDTPLSIPVHKWTLALNANLPDDIVVNETEYVSNYFHARFGTKKKEYRYFVNLSKKRDVFNRNYMYHFPRSLNMSDIEEAAKDFIGTHDFTSFCSARSEVEDKVRTIYKIECIQEDDVLIFRFVGNGFLYNMVRILVGTLLQVGEGKISPSQMLELLNERNREHTGVTAPGNGLYLWEVSYNN
- the rplM gene encoding 50S ribosomal protein L13; this translates as MRTTFMAKQSEVERKWFVVDAEGKTLGRLSTEVASILRGKHKPTYTPHVDTGDHVIIVNAEKIELTGKKLSDKMYYRHSNHPGGLKVRTANEMRTNYPEKMLEIAIKGMLPKGSLGRQMAKKLHVYRGSEHQHQAQKPEVYELRG
- a CDS encoding energy-coupling factor transporter transmembrane component T family protein; translated protein: MMNNFIIGQYVPGTSIIHRMDPRSKLLSIFFFVFIVFLANNAISYTVLGIFTVTVVIISHIPFSFLFRGLKPILWIILFTVILHLFMTKEGELLVDFGWLEIYEGGVQQGIFISCRLLFLIMITTLLTLTTTPIEITDGMENLLGPFKRIGVPAHELALMMSISLRFIPTLMQETEKIMKAQTARGIDFSSGPLKDRIKAIVPMLVPLFISAFRRAEDLALAMEARGYRGDAGRTKLRELSWSTKDTLAFIILLLLVVVLFLLRG